From Nitrobacter sp. NHB1, a single genomic window includes:
- a CDS encoding TlpA family protein disulfide reductase: MKRQLLFAVAFVWAFLPQHLAAHDQLHAFQRGSWQAILHAHAGRPTMVNFWGVTCGPCKVELPLLGQFVKDNPGVDVVTVNADLVPNAPEATLSMLAKAGLSSVENWTFSDGFVERLRFEIDPNWQGDIPRTMLIARNGKVTTIEGIADFTDVRKWFGAQAIEAR, from the coding sequence ATGAAGCGTCAATTGTTATTTGCGGTCGCGTTTGTATGGGCATTTCTCCCGCAACATCTTGCGGCGCACGATCAATTGCACGCATTCCAGCGCGGAAGCTGGCAAGCCATCCTCCATGCACATGCGGGCCGTCCCACGATGGTCAATTTCTGGGGCGTCACATGCGGCCCTTGCAAGGTCGAACTGCCGCTGCTCGGGCAGTTCGTCAAAGACAATCCGGGTGTCGACGTCGTAACGGTCAATGCCGACCTCGTTCCGAACGCGCCCGAAGCAACGCTGTCGATGCTTGCAAAGGCCGGACTATCGTCGGTTGAGAACTGGACCTTCAGCGACGGTTTTGTCGAACGATTGCGCTTTGAGATCGATCCCAACTGGCAGGGCGACATCCCGCGCACGATGTTGATTGCGCGCAATGGCAAAGTCACGACCATCGAAGGCATCGCCGACTTTACCGACGTGAGGAAATGGTTCGGCGCTCAAGCGATCGAAGCGAGATGA
- a CDS encoding sialidase family protein: protein MIRTATLAAIALLLQGAASAQMSHHHVSEAACDTAELRCATKVTPAFAPDGTLWLAWMAGGRISVASSKDRGKTFSTPVAVVDRPLKLDWGPDARPKIVVDRHNRIAIAFSIFRDKNFNGEVLYTRSVDGGHSFAKPVPITPNTESQRFEQLALDADGSVFVAWLDKRNRAQARADNRSYNGAGLFFAWSKDGGGTYSEARMVKDNTCECCRISVAFSGPGRPAILFRNIFPGSVRDHAIVTFKDAATPGAIYRVSHDDWKTEACPHQGPSLAISPRGTYHAVWFTGGGVRKGLFYARSTDGGERFSEPMAVGRPDRNASRPYVLASASDTTIVWKEFDGEKTTVKLMTSGDDGKTWSQPRVIAATTDASDHPLLVSNGPKIFLSWMTKADGYRIVPIEDAP, encoded by the coding sequence ATGATCAGAACAGCAACCCTCGCTGCGATCGCGCTTCTCTTGCAGGGTGCCGCAAGCGCGCAAATGAGCCATCACCACGTATCGGAGGCCGCCTGCGATACGGCCGAATTGCGATGCGCCACCAAGGTCACGCCGGCATTCGCCCCGGACGGAACCTTGTGGCTGGCGTGGATGGCAGGCGGCCGTATTTCGGTGGCCAGTTCCAAAGATCGCGGAAAGACCTTTTCAACGCCGGTCGCAGTCGTTGATCGACCGCTCAAGTTGGATTGGGGACCCGATGCGCGCCCCAAGATCGTCGTTGACCGCCACAACCGGATCGCCATCGCCTTCTCGATTTTCAGGGACAAGAACTTCAACGGCGAGGTATTGTACACGCGCTCGGTGGATGGAGGTCACAGCTTCGCCAAGCCCGTTCCCATTACGCCTAACACGGAAAGTCAACGCTTCGAGCAACTCGCGCTGGATGCCGACGGCTCGGTCTTCGTGGCCTGGCTCGACAAGCGCAACCGGGCGCAGGCGCGCGCCGACAATCGAAGCTATAACGGGGCGGGGTTGTTCTTTGCATGGTCGAAGGACGGTGGTGGAACTTACTCCGAAGCCCGCATGGTGAAGGACAACACCTGCGAGTGCTGCCGGATTTCCGTCGCATTCTCCGGCCCAGGTCGGCCCGCCATTCTGTTTCGCAATATCTTCCCGGGCAGCGTTCGGGACCACGCGATCGTCACCTTCAAGGATGCGGCGACGCCGGGAGCGATCTACCGCGTCAGCCATGACGACTGGAAGACCGAGGCGTGCCCGCATCAGGGGCCGAGCCTCGCCATCTCGCCGAGGGGGACCTATCACGCGGTCTGGTTTACCGGCGGCGGAGTTCGAAAGGGTTTGTTCTATGCGCGTTCGACCGACGGCGGCGAGAGGTTTTCCGAGCCAATGGCCGTCGGCAGGCCGGACCGGAACGCATCACGCCCCTACGTGCTGGCGAGCGCCTCGGACACCACGATCGTCTGGAAAGAATTCGACGGTGAGAAGACAACCGTGAAACTTATGACGTCCGGCGACGACGGGAAAACCTGGTCGCAACCGAGGGTCATCGCTGCGACAACCGACGCGTCGGACCATCCTTTGCTCGTAAGTAACGGACCCAAGATATTTCTGTCGTGGATGACCAAGGCTGACGGCTACCGCATCGTGCCGATCGAGGACGCACCATGA